From a region of the Neodiprion fabricii isolate iyNeoFabr1 chromosome 7, iyNeoFabr1.1, whole genome shotgun sequence genome:
- the LOC124186447 gene encoding locomotion-related protein Hikaru genki isoform X2, with amino-acid sequence MQARRNAPAAHRHLQEPHDIEDVPPTILFGLPAGSAAVEPSGTLAVFPGSILHLECLFARRLGNPEWTWTSNRQYLTGWAIASTERDWKYRLSIYYAKSQDSGNYVCSTPRGLANSIRVHVVDIHCPTIEQPVAPLSGKIEGARMGQSATFKCPEGYRLQGAPNITCQYNGLWSAAVPRCEPILCPELVPTNAKLQLLERNNSHGGRVVFTCMWGYRLSGPQSIQCEGEGVWTNSMPTCEEITCPIPTSPKSGHIVEHKRSTKKRNLRYKVGALVQFACQPGHQLVGESSAICTEGGSWSHPTPICKVRCPYPGDPPHGRIAPLKFWYEPGDNIQVTCSPGYVTPLEPVKRPTCRENGIWSGPPPPCRSYKDV; translated from the exons AGGACGTTCCACCGACAATTCTGTTTGGCTTACCGGCCGGTTCGGCGGCTGTTGAACCATCCGGTACTCTCGCCGTTTTTCCCGGCAGCATCCTGCATCTCGAGTGTCTCTTTGCCCGACGTCTCGGAAATCCTGAATGGACATGGACGTCGAACAGACAATATCTCACCG GCTGGGCTATCGCATCCACGGAGAGGGACTGGAAGTATAGACTCTCTATATACTACGCCAAGTCTCAGGACTCTGGGAATTACGTGTGCTCCACGCCCCGAGGCTTGGCCAACTCCATTCGCGTCCACGTGGTCG ACATCCATTGTCCCACGATTGAACAACCGGTCGCACCGTTGAGTGGTAAAATCGAGGGTGCCAGGATGGGACAGAGCGCGACGTTCAAGTGTCCAGAGGGATATAGGCTGCAGGGTGCGCCGAACATAACCTGCCAGTATAACG GTTTATGGTCAGCTGCGGTACCTCGCTGCGAGCCGATCCTTTGTCCTGAGCTTGTACCAACGAACGCAAAGCTGCAGCTCTTGGAGCGCAACAACAGCCATGGAGGTCGGGTAGTTTTCACCTGTATGTGGGGATACAGATTATCGGGTCCTCAGAGTATTCAATGCGAGGGCGAGGGTGTCTGGACAAACAGCATGCCCACCTGCGAAG AAATCACCTGCCCAATACCAACGTCCCCAAAAAGTGGACATATAGTCGAACACAAGCGGAGTACGAAAAAGCGAAATCTTCGATACAAAGTTGGCGCCCTGGTCCAGTTCGCTTGTCAGCCTGGTCATCAGCTGGTCGGTGAATCTTCCGCGATCTGCACCGAAGGTGGAAGCTGGTCGCACCCAACGCCGATAT GCAAGGTGAGATGTCCGTATCCTGGGGATCCACCGCACGGCAGAATCGCTCCATTGAAGTTCTGGTACGAGCCTGGCGACAATATCCAGGTGACGTGTTCACCGGGCTACGTAACACCTTTGGAACCAGTGAAGAGGCCCACATGCCGAGAGAACGGCATTTGGAGTGGTCCCCCGCCCCCGTGTCGATCCTACAAAgacgtttaa